The Arachis duranensis cultivar V14167 chromosome 2, aradu.V14167.gnm2.J7QH, whole genome shotgun sequence genome has a window encoding:
- the LOC107474911 gene encoding uncharacterized protein LOC107474911 has translation MKIKHQSTSVEHPQANGQVEAANKVILAGLKKRLQDAKGAWVEELPQVLWAYRTTPQSATRETPFRLVYGVEAMIPVEISKQSPRVILHDEVGNIQGHKEELELLPEVREQA, from the coding sequence atgaagatcaaacaccAGTCCACCTCGGTGGAACATCCACAAGCAAATGGACAAGtcgaggcagccaacaaagtcatactggcaggacTAAAGAAAAGACTACAAGATGCAAAAGGAGCCTGGGttgaggagctcccacaagtgtTATGGGCCTACCGGACGACGCCACAATCTGCTACTAGAGAAACGCCCTTCCGACTCGTCTAcggcgtagaagccatgataccagtAGAAATCAGCAAACAAAGTCCAAGGGTGATTCTCCATGATGAGGTCGGAAACatacaggggcacaaagaggagctcgaacTGCTCCCCGAAGTTCGAGAGCAAGCTTag